From the genome of Salvelinus fontinalis isolate EN_2023a chromosome 20, ASM2944872v1, whole genome shotgun sequence, one region includes:
- the LOC129817429 gene encoding CAD protein-like isoform X2 — protein sequence MATLILEDGTTFKGRLFGANASVSGEVVFQTGMVGYPEALTDPSYRCQILTLTYPLQGNYGIPQDEEGDFGLSKWFESSKIHAAALIVGEVSQNPSHWSSAMSLDQWLKEQGIPGLEGVDTRSLTKKIREKGTMLGKLVVDGTLEANVPFDNPDQRNLVKEVSMKEPLVFNPSGTVRITAVDCGIKYNQIRCLCQRGACVTVVPWDHPLDSTDFDGLFISNGPGDPQFCKETINNVRKVVCVDNPKPVFGICLGHQLLSLVIGAKTYKMKYGNRGHNQPCIHKGTDRCFITSQNHGFAVDPLTLPQDWDVLFTNANDQTSEGIVHNTKHLFSVQFHPEHMAGPTDLVSLFDVFLDTVRDHKEGKSGKPVKQRLTEHLTYPGSPKPEEFVRPRKVLILGSGGLSIGQAGEFDYSGSQAIKALKQENIQTVLINPNIATVQTSKGLADKVYFLPLTPEYVTEVIKNERPDGVLLTFGGQTALNCGVELTKRGVLEKYAVRVLGTPVASIEMTEDRKIFVEKMEEINEHVAPSEAALSVEQAVAAAERLGYPVLVRSAFALGGLGSGFANNSEELTSLVTSAFAHTSQVLVDKSLKGWKEIEYEVVRDAYDNCITVCNMENIDPLGIHTGESIVVAPSQTLNDYEYNMLRDTAIKVIRHLGIVGECNIQYALNPESEQYYIIEVNARLSRSSALASKATGYPLAYVAAKLGLGIPLPVLKNSVTNQTTANFEPSLDYCVVKVPRWDLSKFLRVSTKIGSSMKSVGEVMAIGRSFEEAFQKALRMVDENCVGFDHTIKPVSDEELQTPTDKRIFVLAAALRAGYTVDRLYDLTKIDRWFLHKMKNIADHEKVLESYNQDESAMPLEVMRKAKQLGFSDKQIALAVQSTELAMRKLRRDWSILPVVKQIDTVAAEWPAQTNYLYLTYNGTESDLGFSEPHVMVIGSGVYRIGSSVEFDWCAVGCIMELRKMGYKTIMVNYNPETVSTDYDMCDRLYFDEISFEVVMDIYEMENPEGVILSMGGQLPNNIAMSLHRQQCRILGTSPEFIDSAENRFKFSRMLDTIGISQPLWKELTAIESAMKFCETVGYPCLVRPSYVLSGAAMNVAYTDSDLEKYLSSAVAVSKEYPVVISKFIQEAKEIDVDAVACDGVVMAIAVSEHVENAGVHSGDATLVTPAQDINQKTMERIKMIVHAIGLELQVTGPFNLQLIAKDDQLKVIECNVRVSRSFPFVSKTLGVDLVALATRVIMGEEVEPVGLMKGVGIVGVKVPQFSFSRLAGADVVLGVEMTSTGEVACFGENRYEAYLKAMLSTGFKIPKKNILLSIGSYKNKSELLPTVQAMESLGYDLYASLGTADFYTEHGVKVMAVDWPFEEEESDCPNKDKQRNILEYLEDHHFDMVINLSMRNSGGRRLSSFVTKGYRTRRMAIDYSVPLIIDIKCTKLFFQALRLVGGFPPVKTHVDCMTSQKLIRLPGLIDVHVHLREPGATHKEDFSSGTAAALAGGITMVCAMPNTAPAIIDLSSLTMVQKLAKAGCRCDYALYVGAASDNAAVLPSIANSAAGLKMYLNDTYSTLKMDNVSVWMEHFEKWPKHLPIVAHAEKQTVAAILMVAQLYQRAVHICHVAKKEEILIIRVAKQKGIQVTCEVAPHHLFLCEENVADIGDGRAQVRPMLGTREDMEALWEHMDIIDCFATDHAPHSVEEKNSEKPPPGYPGLETMLPLLLTAVSDGRLTVDDIIKRLYDNPRKIFSLPAQDNTYVEVDLEQEWVIPKHMQFTKSKWTPFEGMKVKGKVRRVVLRGEVAYIDGQVLVPPGYGEDVKTWAAPIPTQPPEPVKEVQQTPEHPRLTSPCEGIRAPSPRRSAGDGRYMLPPRIHRSSDPGVTPGFRTKNTKWRLDFVAEDSRERALRRAFEEDLKEEMAPAAGDGSSHPPPLARVLSPRAEAGLGVAAGQPQTLTHLQTSPLLHPLVGQHVLSVRQFSKEQISHLFNVAHTLRLMIQKERTLDILKGKVMASMFYEVSTRTSSSFAAAMQRLGGSVVHFCEATSSSQKGESLADSVQTMSCYADVLVLRHPMPGAVESAARHCRKPVINAGDGVGEHPTQALLDVFTIREELGTVNGMTITMVGDLKHGRTVHSLARLLTQYRITLRYVAPKNLHMPSEIIDFVASKGIKQEEFESIEEALPDTDVLYITRIQKERFSSEEEYKACFGQFILTPHIMTGAKRKMVVMHPLPRVNEISAEVDTDPRAAYFRQAENGMYIRMALLATVMGR from the exons atggcaaCCCTGATTTTAGAAGATGGGACCACCTTCAAGGGACGCCTTTTCGGGGCAAATGCGTCGGTGTCTGGTGAAGTTG TGTTCCAGACAGGCATGGTGGGCTACCCAGAGGCCCTGACTGACCCGTCCTACAGGTGTCAGATTCTCACCCTCACCTACCCTCTGCAGGGCAACTATGGCATACCCCAGGATGAGGAGGGGGACTTTGGACTCAGCAAG TGGTTTGAGTCTTCTAAGATCCACGCTGCAGCCCTCATCGTCGGGGAGGTCTCCCAGAACCCCAGCCACTGGAGCTCAGCCATGTCTCTGGACCAGTGGCTCAAAGAGCAGGGCATCCCCGGCCTAGAGG GAGTTGACACCCGCAGTCTGACCAAGAAGATCCGTGAGAAGGGAACCATGCTGGGGAAGCTTGTTGTGGATGGAACGCTGGAGGCCAACGTTCCATTTGACAACCCTGACCAGAGGAACCTGGTCAAGGAGGTGTCCATGAAG GAGCCCCTGGTGTTCAACCCCAGTGGTACTGTCAGGATCACAGCAGTAGACTGTGGCATTAAGTACAACCAAATCCGCTGCCTGTGTCAGAGAGGGGCCTGTGTCACTGTGGTGCCCTGGGATCACCCACTGGACAGCACAG ATTTTGATGGGCTATTCATAAGCAATGGCCCTGGGGACCCCCAGTTCTGTAAGGAGACCATAAACAACGTGAGGAAGGTGGTGTGTGTGGATAACCCCAAGCCTGTGTTTGGTATCTGCCTGGGCCACCAGCTTCTCTCCCTTGTCATCGGAGCAAAAACCTACAAAATGAA GTATGGAAATCGTGGCCATAACCAGCCCTGCATCCACAAGGGCACGGATCGCTGTTTTATAACTTCTCAGAACCATGGCTTTGCTGTGGACCCTCTCACCCTGCCTCAGGACTGGGATGTGCTCTTCACCAATGCCAATGACCAGACCAGTGAGGGCATTGTGCACAACACCAAACACCTGTTCAG TGTCCAGTTCCACCCAGAGCACATGGCAGGCCCCACtgacctggtcagtctatttGATGTGTTTCTGGACACTGTTCGAGACCACAAGGAGGGCAAGAGTGGCAAACCAG tgAAGCAGAGACTGACGGAGCACCTGACCTACCCTGGGTCTCCCAAGCCGGAAGAGTTTGTTCGGCCACGCAAGGTCCTGATCCTGGGCTCTGGGGGCCTCTCCATCGGACAGGCTGGGGAGTTTGATTACTCTGGCTCTCAG GCCATAAAAGCATTGAAGCAGGAGAACATTCAGACTGTGCTCATCAACCCCAACATTGCCACGGTTCAGACCTCCAAGGGACTGGCTGACAAGGTTTACTTCCTACCTCTCACCCCGGAGTACGTCACTGAG GTGATAAAGAATGAGCGTCCAGACGGGGTCCTCCTGACCTTCGGGGGGCAGACTGCTCTAAATTGCGGGGTGGAGCTGACCAAAAGGGGTGTCCTGGAGAAGTATGCGGTGCGTGTGCTGGGGACGCCAGTGGCCTCCATCGAGATGACTGAGGACAGGAAGATCTTTGTGGAGAAGATGGAGGAGATCAATGAACACGTGGCGCCCAGCGAGGCTGCTCTGTCTGTGGAGCAG GCGGTGGCGGCTGCAGAGCGTCTAGGCTACCCTGTCCTGGTGCGCTCTGCCTTTGCCCTGGGCGGACTGGGCTCTGGCTTCGCCAATAACAGTGAGGAGTTGACCTCTCTGGTGACCTCTGCCTTCGCCCACACCTCCCAGGTCCTAGTGGACAAGTCCCTGAAGGGCTGGAAGGAGATCGAGTATGAAGTGGTCAGAGACGCCTACGACAACTGTATCACC GTATGTAACATGGAGAACATTGATCCTCTGGGTATCCACACTGGGGAGTCGATCGTGGTGGCGCCCAGTCAGACGCTCAATGACTATGAGTACAACATGTTGAGGGACACCGCCATCAAGGTCATCAGACACCTGGGCATCGTGGGAGAGTGTAACATCCAGTATGCCCTCAACCCGGAGTCTGAACAG TACTACATCATTGAGGTGAATGCCCGTCTGTCTCGGAGCTCAGCTCTGGCCAGTAAAGCTACAGGATATCCCCTGGCCTATGTGGCTGCCAAGCTGGGATTGGGCATCCCTCTACCTGTCCTCAA GAACTCGGTGACCAACCAGACCACGGCTAACTTTGAGCCCAGTCTGGACTACTGTGTGGTGAAGGTCCCTCGCTGGGATCTCAGCAAGTTCCTCCGTGTCAGCACCAAGATAGGTAGCTCCATGAAAAGCGTGG GAGAGGTGATGGCCATCGGCCGCAGCTTTGAGGAAGCCTTCCAGAAGGCTCTACGGATGGTGGATGAGAACTGTGTGGGCTTTGACCACACCATCAAACCAGTGTCTGACGAG GAGCTGCAGACTCCGACAGACAAGCGTATATTTGTGCTGGCGGCTGCTCTGAGGGCGGGCTACACAGTGGACCGCCTGTACGACCTGACCAAGATCGACCGCTGGTTCCTCCACAAGATGAAGAACATTGCGGACCATGAGAAGGTGCTGGAGTCGTACAACCAGGACGAGAGCGCCATGCCTCTGGAGGTGATGAGGAAAGCCAAGCAGCTGGGCTTCTCAGACAAACAGATCGCCTTGGCTGTGCAGAG CACGGAGCTGGCAATGAGGAAGCTGCGACGTGATTGGAGCATCTTGCCGGTGGTGAAGCAGATCGACACTGTTGCAGCAGAGTGGCCAGCCCAGACCAACTACCTGTACCTGACCTATAACGGTACAGAGAGCGACCTGGGCTTCAGCGAGCCCCATGTAATGGTAATCGGCTCCGGCGTTTACCGCATTGGCAGCAGTGTGGAGTTTGATTGGTGTGCTGTGGGCTGCATCATGGAGCTCAGGAAG ATGGGCTATAAAACCATCATGGTGAACTATAACCCAGAGACTGTCAGCACAGACTACGACATGTGCGACCGCCTCTACTTCGATGAGATCTCCTTTGAA gTTGTTATGGACATCTATGAGATGGAGAACCCAGAGGGAGTGATCCTGTCCATGGGGGGCCAGCTGCCCAACAACATCGCCATGTCCCTCCACAGGCAGCAGTGTCGCATCCTGGGCACCTCCCCGGAGTTCATCGACTCTGCTGAGAACAGGTTCAAGTTTTCACGCATGCTGGACACCATCGGCATCAGCCAGCCCCTGTGGAAGGAACTCACAGCGATTGAG TCGGCCATGAAGTTCTGTGAGACCGTGGGCTACCCGTGTCTGGTGCGTCCCTCCTACGTTCTGAGCGGAGCAGCCATGAACGTGGCGTACACAGACAGCGACCTGGAGAAGTACCTGAGCAGCGCTGTGGCCGTGTCCAAGGAATACCCTGTGGTAATCTCCAAGTTCATCCAGGAGGCCAAG GAGATAGACGTGGACGCGGTGGCATGTGACGGTGTGGTGATGGCCATTGCCGTGTCAGAGCATGTGGAGAACGCTGGGGTGCACTCTGGGGACGCCACCCTGGTCACGCCCGCCCAGGATATCAACCAGAAGACCATGGAGCGCATCAAGATGATTGTTCACGCCATCGGTCTGGAGCTGCAGGTCACCGGGCCCTTCAACCTGCAACTCATCGCTAAG GATGACCAGCTGAAGGTGATCGAGTGCAACGTCCGAGTCTCCCGCTCCTTCCCGTTCGTCTCGAAGACACTGGGAGTGGATCTGGTCGCCCTGGCAACACGTGTCATCATGGGAGAAGAGGTGGAGCCTGTGGGCCTGATGAAAGGAGTGGGCATCGTGGGTGTCAAG gtcccCCAGTTCTCGTTTTCTCGTCTGGCTGGGGCTGATGTGGTTCTGGGGGTAGAGATGACCAGCACTGGGGAGGTGGCCTGCTTTGGAGAGAACAGATACGAGGCCTATCTAAAGGCCATGCTGAGCACAGGCTTCAAGATCCCCAAGAAGAACATTTTGCTCTCCATCGGCAGTTATAAG AACAAGAGTGAGCTACTGCCTACTGTACAGGCTATGGAGAGTCTAGGCTATGATTTGTATGCCAGTCTGGGGACCGCTGACTTCTACACTGAGCATGGAGTCAAG GTGATGGCAGTGGACTGGCCGTTTGAGGAAGAGGAGAGCGACTGCCCCAACAAGGACAAGCAGAGGAACATATTGGAATACTTGGAGGACCACCACTTTGACATGGTCATCAACCTCTCCATGAGGAACTCTGGAGGCCGACGCCTCTCCTCCTTTGTAACCAAAGGTTACCGCACTCGCCGCATGGCCATCGACTACTCAGTCCCCCTCATCATTGACATCAAGTGCACCAAGCTATTTTTCCAG GCGCTGCGTCTGGTTGGCGGCTTTCCGCCCGTCAAGACTCACGTGGACTGTATGACGTCACAGAAGTTGATTCGCCTGCCTG GTCTGATAGATGTGCACGTCCACTTGCGGGAGCCGGGTGCCACTCACAAGGAGGACTTCTCCTCGGGCACAGCGGCTGCCTTAGCAGGGGGAATCACCATGGTGTGTGCCATGCCCAACACGGCACCCGCCATCATCGACCTCAGCTCTCTCACCATGGTCCAGAAG CTTGCCAAGGCAGGGTGTCGCTGTGACTATGCCCTCTATGTCGGGGCGGCTTCAGACAATGCTGCCGTCTTACCCTCCATCGCCAACTCCGCCGCTGGGCTGAAGATGTATCTGAACGACACCTACTCCACTCTGAAGATGGACAATGTCTCAGTTTGGATGGAG CACTTTGAGAAATGGCCCAAGCACCTACCAATTGTGGCTCACGCAGAGAAGCAGACGGTGGCAGCCATCTTGATGGTGGCACAGCTCTACCAGAGAGCTGTTCATATCTGCCACGTGGCCAAGAAGGAGGAG ATTCTGATCATCCGTGTGGCCAAGCAGAAAGGCATCCAGGTGACGTGTGAGGTGGCGCCCCATCACCTCTTCCTGTGTGAGGAGAACGTGGCGGACATCGGGGACGGCCGGGCGCAGGTACGCCCCATGCTGGGAACCCGGGAGGACATGGAGGCCCTCTGGGAACACATGGACATCATTGACTGCTTCGCAACCGACCACG CCCCCCATTCAGTGGAGGAGAAGAACTCTGAGAAGCCCCCCCCAGGCTACCCTGGCCTGGAGACCATGCTGCCCCTCCTCCTCACCGCCGTCAGCGACGGGCGCCTCACCGTCGACGATATCATCAAGCGCTTGTACGACAACCCCCGCAAGATCTTCTCCCTGCCCGCACAGGACAACACTTATGTAGAG GTGGACCTGGAGCAGGAGTGGGTCATACCCAAACACATGCAGTTCACCAAGTCCAAGTGGACGCCTTTCGAAGGCATGAAGGTGAAGGGCAAGGTCCGCAGAGTGGTTCTCAGAGGAGAGGTGGCCTACATCGACGGACAGGTGCTGGTCCCTCCTGGTTATGGAGAGGATGTGAAGACTTGGGCTGCACCCATCCCCACCCAGCCCCCTGAGCCGGTGAAAGAAGTCCAACAG ACCCCAGAGCACCCCCGGCTGACCTCGCCGTGTGAGGGCATCCGCGCCCCGAGCCCTCGCCGCTCCGCTGGGGATGGACGCTACATGCTCCCACCCCGTATCCACAGGTCATCTGACCCAGGCGTTACACCAG GTTTTAGGACAAAAAACACAAAATGGCGCTTGGATTTCGTTG CTGAAGATTCAAGGGAAAGAGCATTAAGAAGAGCATTTGAAGAAGATTTAAAAGAAG AGATGGCCCCTGCAGCTGGGGATGGCTCCAGCCATCCCCCTCCCCTAGCCAGGGTCCTGTCCCCCCGGGCTGAGGCAGGGTTGGGGGTAGCGGCAGGGCAGCCCCAGACCCTGACCCACCTTCAGACCTCCCCCCTACTGCACCCCCTAGTGGGACAACACGTCCTCTCTGTCAGGCAGTTCAGCAAGGAACAG atttctcacttgttTAACGTGGCCCATACTCTTCGCCTGATGATTCAGAAAGAGAGAACCCTGGACATCCTGAAG GGTAAGGTGATGGCGTCCATGTTCTACGAGGTCAGCACGCGCACCAGCAGCTCGTTTGCGGCGGCCATGCAGCGTCTGGGCGGCTCTGTGGTCCATTTCTGCGAGGCCACCTCCTCGTCGCAGAAGGGTGAATCTCTAGCCGACTCGGTCCAGACCATGAGCTGCTATGCCGACGTCCTGGTACTCCGACACCCCATGCCAGGGGCTGTAGAG TCTGCAGCGAGGCATTGTCGGAAGCCAGTGATCAACGCTGGGGACGGGGTCGGGGAGCACCCCACTCAGGCCCTGCTGGATGTGTTTACCATCAGAGAGGAGCTGGGCACGGTCAATGGCATGACG atcACCATGGTAGGAGACCTGAAGCACGGACGCACTGTGCATTCCCTGGCCAGGCTGCTCACCCAGTACAGGATCACTCTGCGCTACGTCGCCCCAAAGAACCTGCACATGCCCTCCGAGATCATAGACTTTGTGGCCTCCAAAGGCATCAAGCAG GAAGAGTTTGAGAGCATCGAGGAGGCACTGCCTGACACTGACGTGCTCTACATTACCaggatccagaaggagaggttTTCCTCAGAGGAAGAGTACAAAGCG TGCTTCGGTCAGTTCATCCTTACCCCACACATCATGACTGGAGCCAAGAGGAAGATGGTGGTGATGCATCCTCTACCGAGAGTCAATGAGATCAG TGCGGAAGTGGACACAGATCCTCGTGCTGCCTACTTCCGGCAGGCTGAGAACGGCATGTACATCCGCATGGCCCTCCTGGCCACAGTGATGGGTagatga